A stretch of DNA from Manihot esculenta cultivar AM560-2 chromosome 7, M.esculenta_v8, whole genome shotgun sequence:
attttcctTTCCAGAACAAAGTCATTAATTTCCAGCGCTTTCTATAAGATATTCACAGATTGCAGCTTGTTTCTTATGCTGCTTTTTTTCCCACTGCTGCTGTTTTCTCTGTGGTCATTCTACAACACAATCTTAATGCTGccaataacattttattataatttctcaTGCTTACCTGTCCCACTTCCTTCTCAGGCTTCTGCACAATCAGATCCTAAGAGCAGATCATATCTTTGGACTCTCTTTTTTGTGGCTTCTTTGATATGCAGTGCTTACTTCATTGGTACTTCATCATTTGGAAGTGAATATAAAGAAGTATGTATCTCTTTTCTATCCCTTCTTTTGAAATTCACCTTTTGCAGAAATGAATGATGCCGATGTGCGGGTTTAAATTTTTTGGATTGACATGATAATTTTTCATTCATATTAAGAGGATCTTGATGTATTCAATAGTCAATTAGCTTAAGCGGTTTATTCATTGCCAAAGATGTTTGAAGAACTTTGTCTCATTGAAATTTCCTAAACCTTGAACTTTGCCTAAATATGTGCAGAAAGCAAACACATGCCCCTGGTACTTGACCGTGACTAGGCATGGCTGTTATCCTATTCCAAGTCAAAACTGGAACTAGACTGGAGGTTCTGGTCCTAAAAAGCTAGGGACACAGGACTGGACCAAAAGTTTCCCTTCTCTCGTTTGATTAAATTCAACAATcaagaattttttaaaagtgaaaaaaatccTGTATTTTTTGCTTTGAACCTGGCTGAACTGGTCGAAGTCCGTCAGTCCAGTTTCAGTTTGGTTCAAGATGTTCTAGTCAAACCTGAGTTGGACCGCTTCTAGTCCAGACTCATACTGTGCCAAATCTAGCAGTGACTGATGTACTGACTGGGCCTAATTTTAGAGCAACAAGCTATTATAGACATAATTTTATGTTGAAAATCATCTATGCAGGGACTAACTAGGTGGCAAGTCATTGAGACAATGCAGAGTACAACATCCAATAAATGCAAGGTCTGGCCCTTTTACAAGTTTAAAATGAAATGTAGGTTCTGGAGCACAGCATAAAAGTCATTCAGATATCTCTCTGATTTACAATTTCTTTTTCCTAGGACCGTTGCAGGACTTTTGGAAGCGAGGCATTGCCCCAAGGAATTGTTAGAAAAACATCAGACTTTGAAATTCGGCCTTTATGGAACAATACTGTGAAAGATGTGAGTGTAGTCATCATCACAATACGTAATCTGTGGTAGAAGGAACTTGAAGTGCATCAGATATCTTTCAAATGTTTATGATAATTTCAAGTTTTACAACAATTTGCTATTGGGTTAATATTGCCGAAGGATCACGCATCTTGTTCATGCAATACGAATCATGGTTGTCTTAATACTGGTATTTGCTGTTGGGTTACAACATATGCTTAGCTGTATCATGTCATTAACCTTGAGTGATATTTGGTGAGGAAAAGTTTTTGCTGAAAAGTCATTTCCCTCAAACTAGTGGAGCCTAGAACTCTAATTTGATTTACATTTGACTGAAAGCACAGTATAATATTTTCGGTACGGATTTTAGGCTGGTCAGTGTATTTTAAGACTGGAAATGGTGTTTTATGTCCATATGGATTCAAAGTAAATAAGGCATTAGGATCTGAGAAGTTTGAAGGGGATGTAAGTCTTGGATTAATGAGCgttctgctgggaagaagtagtgATGTGTATACAGTTTCATGCACTATTCTTATGAAAATTCTCTTTCTATTTCTTATATTGTGTTATTTGGGTGTCAGAACCagccaaagccttccatgagcTTATTAACACTTGCAGTTGGAATTCAGCAAAAAGAAGTAGTGGACCATATTGTTAAGAAGGTAATTGCCAATCCTCACTATTTGGCTTCAAAAATTTCTCACCATAATTATGCCTAAAATTTATTGTCTTCTTGCAGTTTCCTTTGAGTGATTTTGTTGTGATGCTTTTTCATTATGATGGTGTTGTTGATAAATGGAGGGATTTGCCATGGAGTGATCATGTCGTCCATGTGTCGGCGGTAAATCAAACAAAATGGTAAAGTTGATCAACGAAAATgattctaataaattttttgtgtCTGCTATTTTCATTCTACCAGCGCAtttgtgtttgcatgtactGAAGGAGCACAAATGAAGGCATGCGTATGAATGCAAGCTTCTATTCTTTTCCTTTTGTGCCTACACACTCACGTTTCTCGTGGGTTATACAAGCttatatgtatttattattCTCTCAGCAGAATGTTACTTGGTTGCATAGGTGGTTTGCAAAACGATTTCTGCATCCAGACATAGTTGCTGAGTATGACTACATATTTCTTTGGGATGAAGACCTTGGAGTTGAAAATTTTAATCCAAGGAGGTAAGCATGTTTAGTGATTCAGAAATCATACTGTATTGAGACCTATGAAAAATATgaagtaaaaaattttatggtcATTTTTTTATTGGTTAGGGAATTCGTTAATTTCCATATACTGTGAATTCTTAAAAAAAGTTTATGCTAACTACTTGtattgattgttttaaggtaatTTTGTTGAGAATGTTATTTGTTTTACTAAAAACCATTGGTAACTAGTTTGTAAGCTCGGATTCTACAAATAGTAGAAGCTTGGTTTATCTTTCCAACACAAAATATGAGTTTTTTCTCTTCTCAAAATTGTTTTAAAcgaaaaattttaaacattctAATGAATATGATCGATAATTCCTTTTCAGATATCTGTCAATTGTTAAGGATGAGGGACTAGAAATATCACAGCCAGCTCTTGATCCTGCCAAATCAGCTGTGTATCATCCAATTACTGCACATCAACCAAAATCAAGGGTGCACAGGTCAGTCTAAATCAGTGTTTGGGCTCGCCGAAATGGCTGCATATCTTTTTACAAACTGGGAGAGATCATCAGATTTgccatcaattttttttttcttttttgctttaGTTGAAGAATGTTACAGttgaattttacaaaatattcgGCTTTTCATTTGCCTGAATCTTTTAGATGATAGTATTTAGAGTTGTTAACATCTAAGACCTTCATGCTTTCAAGAATCTAATAAAAGACTCAACTACACCatgttcttttttattttagctAGTTTTCCTCATTATCTCTTCACTAAATTTTGTGGATTAGTTTGCTAAACTTGAGCTGATTCTGCTGAAACTTAATTCAATATATAATTTGGATTTAGGGGTGTATGGAGAATTGGTGATTGGTACTCTGTCTTATTTATCATTGTAACTAATTATTCTCATAGATTCTCTTTTGCTTGAGTAACAAGCGATTCGGATATAGAACTGTGAGTTTGACTTTGACTAGTGTTTACCTTTTAACAGAAGGATGTATAAATTCAAAGGCAGCGGAAGGTGTTACCACAACAGCACTTCTCCTCCTTGTGTAGGGTAAATGATGATCAAGTCTTACTACTCTTATTACTCGATGCTTTTATTATGAAACGATTTCGTGTTAATGCCCTTTCTACTAATTGGAAGAGAGCATTTTGTCACGCCACAAGACCTTTCAACTTGTCAATGTGTGGCACTTGTGAGGTTGTTCTCCCCAAAACCAACACAAGTAAGCAAAGGTCTTGTGGCGTGACAACTTTCTTTTAATCAACTGTTAACTAAGTATATTGCTGTGACCATGAAACTAAATTCCGTTGCTGCAGTTGGGTGGAAATGATGGCACCTGTCTTCTCAAGGGCTGCTTGGCGATGCGTATGGTACATGATCCAGGTATAGTTTCTGTGTCATCAAGTCTTTATCATCACATTGGAAGTATTAGCATTTGACAAAATTACACTCAGCCGCCTATGCTTCCTCTTACCCCTGGAATACTTGTTACACCTCGTGTCTTACATCCATGAGATCCCGGATCTCTTCAGTTATCAGGTGGGATATGGAATCGCTAATGAATCAAAATATGCCACCTTACTCGGCCATTAGAACATATTTGCAGTTGCACTGTTATATTTACATCATGTATGTCTTTGTAGTTCATAACAATCACTCACCAAAGATCTTTCACTTGTACAGAATGACTTGATCCACGCCTGGGGCCTGGATTACCAGCTTGGCTATTGTGCACAGGTAACTTCATCAATCTCGTGAACTTCTATGTGATTTGCTGGGCTATAAATGTGATATTTCTACTGTGTTACAGGGTGATCGCACAAAAAATGTTGGTGTTGTGGATTCTGAATACATTGTTCATCTGGGTCTTCCAACTCTTGGTGTCTTCAATGGAACTGAGGCAAGTCTTTAATGGAATTAGTTCCATTCTTCATTCTATTCTATCCATTACTTCCCATTTGTGGTTCATCATTCTCTGCTGAACTTGCTGTTTGTTCAATCAAGCAAAGACATAATGCATAGCGACGCTAAACATCTTCTGcatcaaaaataataaattttcatctTTGCCACTGCAGGATTCATCAAAGTCCCATATAGTTGATAACAGAGTACAGGTACACTTGGGTGATTATTTTCTATTCTAGCAAGCCATGTTCTTGTTTCAGTACACATTGCAGCAACAGCAAAatatgttttagaactagtttattGAGTAATGATCTTTATACAGGTGAGAATACAGTCCTCCATTGAAATGCAGATCTTCCGTGACAGATGGAAAAATGCAGTAAAGGACGACGAGTGTTGGGTAGATCCATTTCAACACTCAGTAAATCATACTAGTAATTCAACTGAGCATCAAATGAAGATTGATGGCCATATTCATACATGACAAACAACAAATTCTTGTACAAATCCTCCTATACAAGTTTTTTGCAGGGAAACTCTTGAAACAGCTGAGGTCAAGTATATAAATTCTCCAAGGAGATTGAGATTCTGAATCTGTGATTTCCTGGCTGCTGCTCCATAGCCAATGGTGATTTCAATATGTATGGATGATCTCAGAGAGATGTTGAACAGCCATTGGAAGatttctttttgtaattttattcttcattttgaTCTTCTCATCCAAATGAAAAATGGCAGATATGCCTGATGTGAAAGGTTTTTTCCCCCTCTCCCCTTTTAAATTattgatctttttttttttttaaattgtgtaaatacaaatgaattttttaagttctgtaaatttttattattatttatgttgAGTAACTTCAAATATTTGAATTCATCAAAACatttacatttttaattttagtattaatttataaaaaaattaatacttaatttttataatatggaaaagggaaaattactttgtagttcCTAAGgtttaatgtaattaacacttctatccctctattttggcgacccaacacttaagtccctcactttcttttctgttcaaattcgtagtccttctgtccaaaatagccgtttaggacacgtgaattgacaaaattaaccatcttcttctttctaccctttctgcaacttctttagccgtttgggacacgtgaattgacaaaattaaccattttcttcttcttcctaccctttctgcaacttcttcttcttcctattctctttttcttagccgtttgggacatgtgaattgacaaaattaaccctcttcttcttcattgaaagaagggtatttttgaaaaaaattatcacatctcacctttgactctttgaccaaacggtttaaatgaacggaaagactacgaatttggacggaagagaaagtgagggacttaagtgttgggtcgccaaaatagagagacagaagtgttaattacgttaaactttagggactaaaaagtaatttttcctatgaaaaaattcattaattgattttttgattttaaaaaataattaaaattttttttatgttcttacaaatttaaaagataattttttttattaattttaattattacatat
This window harbors:
- the LOC110618824 gene encoding uncharacterized protein LOC110618824 isoform X2 produces the protein MNSLNCASAQSDPKSRSYLWTLFFVASLICSAYFIGTSSFGSEYKEGLTRWQVIETMQSTTSNKCKDRCRTFGSEALPQGIVRKTSDFEIRPLWNNTVKDNQPKPSMSLLTLAVGIQQKEVVDHIVKKFPLSDFVVMLFHYDGVVDKWRDLPWSDHVVHVSAVNQTKWWFAKRFLHPDIVAEYDYIFLWDEDLGVENFNPRRYLSIVKDEGLEISQPALDPAKSAVYHPITAHQPKSRVHRRMYKFKGSGRCYHNSTSPPCVGWVEMMAPVFSRAAWRCVWYMIQNDLIHAWGLDYQLGYCAQGDRTKNVGVVDSEYIVHLGLPTLGVFNGTEDSSKSHIVDNRVQVRIQSSIEMQIFRDRWKNAVKDDECWVDPFQHSVNHTSNSTEHQMKIDGHIHT
- the LOC110618824 gene encoding uncharacterized protein LOC110618824 isoform X3, which translates into the protein MQSTTSNKCKDRCRTFGSEALPQGIVRKTSDFEIRPLWNNTVKDNQPKPSMSLLTLAVGIQQKEVVDHIVKKFPLSDFVVMLFHYDGVVDKWRDLPWSDHVVHVSAVNQTKWWFAKRFLHPDIVAEYDYIFLWDEDLGVENFNPRRYLSIVKDEGLEISQPALDPAKSAVYHPITAHQPKSRVHRRMYKFKGSGRCYHNSTSPPCVGWVEMMAPVFSRAAWRCVWYMIQNDLIHAWGLDYQLGYCAQGDRTKNVGVVDSEYIVHLGLPTLGVFNGTEDSSKSHIVDNRVQVRIQSSIEMQIFRDRWKNAVKDDECWVDPFQHSVNHTSNSTEHQMKIDGHIHT
- the LOC110618824 gene encoding uncharacterized protein LOC110618824 isoform X1 codes for the protein MLLFFPLLLFSLWSFYNTILMLPITFYYNFSCLPVPLPSQASAQSDPKSRSYLWTLFFVASLICSAYFIGTSSFGSEYKEGLTRWQVIETMQSTTSNKCKDRCRTFGSEALPQGIVRKTSDFEIRPLWNNTVKDNQPKPSMSLLTLAVGIQQKEVVDHIVKKFPLSDFVVMLFHYDGVVDKWRDLPWSDHVVHVSAVNQTKWWFAKRFLHPDIVAEYDYIFLWDEDLGVENFNPRRYLSIVKDEGLEISQPALDPAKSAVYHPITAHQPKSRVHRRMYKFKGSGRCYHNSTSPPCVGWVEMMAPVFSRAAWRCVWYMIQNDLIHAWGLDYQLGYCAQGDRTKNVGVVDSEYIVHLGLPTLGVFNGTEDSSKSHIVDNRVQVRIQSSIEMQIFRDRWKNAVKDDECWVDPFQHSVNHTSNSTEHQMKIDGHIHT